In Nocardioides faecalis, the following proteins share a genomic window:
- a CDS encoding TetR/AcrR family transcriptional regulator: MPPRAAPLSVEDRRERLVATTLELLHEHGPAVTTRRIAEAAGVAEGTIFRVFASKDELVTAAVCKAFEPGGMLADLQAIDPEATLRERTLALVRILQQRYSGSFALLHRLGLPQPPAPADADSDGGSDGGADGTRRAGLAEETMHAMAEVFAPHADELTMPPAEVARLLRLLTFTGTHPRLAGGDLLSTDQIVDTVLYGVLRREAGAPPTPSEDPARSEDPSRSEPLASPHPRADGAEGNRR; the protein is encoded by the coding sequence ATGCCTCCCCGCGCCGCGCCCCTGTCCGTGGAGGACCGGCGCGAGCGGCTCGTCGCGACCACCCTGGAGCTGCTGCACGAGCACGGCCCCGCCGTCACCACCCGCCGTATCGCCGAGGCCGCCGGGGTCGCCGAGGGCACCATCTTCCGCGTCTTCGCCTCCAAGGACGAGCTGGTCACGGCCGCGGTGTGCAAGGCGTTCGAGCCCGGCGGGATGCTCGCGGACCTGCAGGCGATCGACCCCGAGGCGACCTTGCGCGAGCGCACGCTGGCGCTGGTGCGGATCCTGCAGCAGCGCTACTCGGGCTCCTTCGCCCTGCTGCACCGCCTCGGCCTGCCGCAGCCCCCCGCGCCCGCCGACGCCGACTCCGATGGCGGCTCCGATGGTGGCGCCGACGGCACCCGGCGGGCCGGGCTCGCCGAGGAGACGATGCACGCGATGGCGGAGGTGTTCGCCCCGCACGCCGACGAGCTGACGATGCCGCCCGCCGAGGTGGCCCGCCTCCTGCGCCTGCTCACCTTCACCGGCACCCACCCTCGGCTCGCCGGTGGCGACCTGCTCAGCACCGACCAGATCGTCGACACCGTGCTGTACGGCGTGCTGCGCCGCGAGGCCGGCGCGCCGCCCACCCCTTCCGAGGACCCCGCCCGATCCGAGGACCCGTCCCGCTCCGAACCGCTCGCGAGCCCCCACCCCCGCGCCGACGGCGCCGAAGGAAACCGACGCTGA
- a CDS encoding ABC transporter ATP-binding protein, which translates to MLIRLLRTYLAPYRRWLVTIVALQLGATGAMLFLPSLNADIIDRGVARGDTDEVLRLGAFMLAFALVQAVCSMSAAYFGGRTAMAFGRDLRKAVFARVGGFSAREVSTFGAPSLITRATNDVQQVQMLAMMTCLMAVTIPIMMFGGVVMAMREDLGLSWLVVAVVPVLFVCIGLIVSRMVPAFRTVQERLDGVNRVLREQITGIRVVRAFVREPEETARFARANDDLTEVSIRAGRWMALMFPVVMGVSNIASVGVIWFGGHRVDSGQMEVGALTAFLTYLMQILMSVMMGTFMLMTIPRASVSAGRIAEVLDTASSVVPPADPVRHLDVAGHLDLVDVSLTYPGAEAPVLRGVSFSARPGQTVAIIGSTGAGKSTLVNLVPRLLDATEGTVKVDGVDVRDLDPELLWSRIGLVPQRAFLFSGTIASNLRYGRPEAGDEELWAALEVAQAADFVREMPQGLDTPVAQGGTTVSGGQRQRLAIARALVRRPEIYLFDDAFSALDVATDARLRAALRPLTRTATVVVVGQRIATIRDADVILVLEDGEVVGRGTHDELIADNDTYREIAASQGITEEEAA; encoded by the coding sequence ATGCTGATCCGACTCCTGCGCACCTACCTGGCGCCGTACCGTCGCTGGCTGGTGACGATCGTGGCGCTGCAGCTGGGCGCCACCGGGGCGATGCTCTTCCTGCCCAGCCTCAACGCCGACATCATCGACCGCGGCGTGGCCCGCGGCGACACCGACGAGGTGCTGCGGCTCGGTGCGTTCATGCTCGCCTTCGCCCTGGTGCAGGCGGTCTGCTCGATGTCGGCGGCCTACTTCGGCGGGCGCACCGCGATGGCGTTCGGCCGCGACCTGCGCAAGGCGGTCTTCGCCCGGGTCGGCGGCTTCTCCGCCCGGGAGGTCTCCACGTTCGGCGCCCCGTCGCTGATCACCCGCGCCACCAACGACGTCCAGCAGGTGCAGATGCTGGCGATGATGACCTGCCTGATGGCGGTGACCATCCCGATCATGATGTTCGGCGGCGTCGTGATGGCGATGCGCGAGGACCTCGGCCTGTCCTGGCTGGTGGTGGCCGTGGTGCCGGTGCTGTTCGTGTGCATCGGGCTGATCGTGTCCCGGATGGTGCCGGCGTTCCGCACCGTGCAGGAGCGCCTGGACGGGGTGAACCGGGTGCTGCGCGAGCAGATCACGGGCATCCGCGTGGTGCGCGCCTTCGTCCGCGAGCCGGAGGAGACCGCCCGCTTCGCCCGCGCCAACGACGACCTCACCGAGGTCTCCATCCGCGCCGGCCGCTGGATGGCGCTGATGTTCCCCGTGGTGATGGGCGTGTCCAACATCGCCAGCGTCGGGGTGATCTGGTTCGGCGGCCACCGCGTCGACAGCGGCCAGATGGAGGTCGGCGCCCTCACCGCGTTCCTGACCTACCTGATGCAGATCCTGATGTCGGTGATGATGGGCACCTTCATGCTGATGACGATCCCGCGGGCCTCGGTCAGCGCCGGCCGGATCGCCGAGGTCCTCGACACCGCCTCCAGCGTCGTACCGCCCGCGGACCCGGTGCGCCACCTCGACGTCGCCGGGCACCTCGACCTCGTCGACGTCTCGCTCACCTACCCCGGCGCCGAGGCGCCCGTGCTGCGCGGCGTCTCCTTCAGCGCCCGGCCGGGCCAGACGGTGGCGATCATCGGCTCCACCGGAGCCGGCAAGTCCACCCTGGTCAACCTGGTGCCGCGGCTGCTGGACGCCACCGAGGGCACCGTGAAGGTCGACGGCGTCGACGTACGCGACCTCGACCCCGAGCTGCTGTGGTCGCGGATCGGGCTGGTGCCCCAGCGCGCCTTCCTGTTCTCCGGCACCATCGCCTCCAACCTGCGCTACGGCCGGCCCGAGGCCGGCGACGAGGAGCTGTGGGCCGCCCTCGAGGTGGCCCAGGCCGCCGACTTCGTCCGCGAGATGCCCCAAGGTCTCGACACCCCGGTCGCCCAAGGCGGCACGACCGTCTCCGGCGGGCAGCGCCAGCGCCTGGCCATCGCCCGGGCGCTGGTACGACGCCCCGAGATCTACCTGTTCGACGACGCGTTCTCCGCGCTCGACGTCGCCACCGACGCCCGGCTGCGCGCGGCGCTGCGGCCGCTCACCCGCACCGCGACGGTCGTCGTGGTCGGCCAGCGCATCGCCACCATCCGCGACGCCGACGTGATCCTCGTGCTCGAGGACGGCGAGGTCGTCGGCCGCGGCACCCATGACGAGCTGATCGCGGACAACGACACCTACCGCGAGATCGCAGCCTCGCAGGGCATCACCGAGGAGGAGGCAGCATGA
- a CDS encoding ABC transporter ATP-binding protein — protein MSGVSAGASGGGAPGGGSGTMKETERIVQTGGPGRGPMGGMVGQKADDFGASARRLLGLLRPARGRALVVLLLGMGSVTSVAVGPWLLGRATDQVFSGFVARQPGVADAASKADAVARAEQSGDDRFADFLRGLDFVPGQGVDFDKVASILLITLALYVGGQVLGWLQGFLVNDIVQHTVRRMRSDVEDKVHRLPLSYFDRQPRGELLSRVTNDIDNVAQNLQQTMSQLLTALLTVVSVLAMMFWVSPLLALIALVSVPAAAFATTRIMKRSQGQFIDQWRQTGRLNAQIEEAISGHALVTVFGRRAAVEATFEESNEKLYQASYRAQFISGLVMPTTMLIGNLNYVLIAVIGGVRVTSGSLSLGDVQAFVQYSRTFTQPITQIASMANLLQSGVASAERVFELLDAEEEADPTRLDTAAGTARTARSEHTTGRVAFEDVSFSYNASEPLIEHLSLVAEPGQMVAIVGPTGAGKTTLVNLIMRFYELDAGRITLDGTDITAMPRAELRNRIGMVLQDTWLFEGTIRDNIAYGRPDATEEEIRAAAKATYVDRFVHSLPAGYDTRVDDEGSNLSAGERQLITIARAFLAQPALLILDEATSSVDTRTELLLQQAMAALRTDRTSFVIAHRLSTIRDADLILVMERGRIVEQGSHAELLERDGPFARLHAAQFAAASV, from the coding sequence ATGAGCGGGGTCTCGGCAGGCGCATCCGGTGGGGGTGCGCCCGGCGGCGGCTCCGGCACGATGAAGGAGACCGAGCGCATCGTGCAGACCGGCGGCCCCGGCCGCGGGCCGATGGGCGGCATGGTCGGGCAGAAGGCCGACGACTTCGGCGCCTCGGCCCGCCGGCTGCTCGGCCTGCTGCGTCCCGCGCGGGGACGGGCGCTGGTCGTGCTGCTGCTCGGCATGGGGTCGGTGACCTCGGTCGCCGTCGGCCCGTGGCTGCTCGGCCGGGCCACCGACCAGGTGTTCTCCGGGTTCGTGGCCCGGCAGCCCGGCGTCGCCGACGCCGCCTCCAAGGCCGACGCCGTGGCGCGCGCCGAGCAGTCCGGCGACGACCGCTTCGCCGACTTCCTGCGCGGCCTCGACTTCGTGCCCGGCCAGGGCGTCGACTTCGACAAGGTCGCCTCGATCCTGCTGATCACCCTCGCCCTGTACGTCGGCGGCCAGGTGCTCGGCTGGCTGCAGGGCTTCCTGGTCAACGACATCGTGCAGCACACCGTGCGCCGGATGCGCTCGGACGTGGAGGACAAGGTGCACCGCCTGCCGTTGTCCTACTTCGACCGCCAGCCGCGCGGCGAGCTGCTCAGCCGCGTCACCAACGACATCGACAACGTCGCGCAGAACCTGCAGCAGACGATGAGCCAGCTGCTCACCGCGCTGCTCACCGTGGTCAGCGTGCTGGCGATGATGTTCTGGGTCTCGCCGCTGCTGGCGCTGATCGCGCTGGTCTCCGTGCCGGCGGCCGCCTTCGCCACGACCCGGATCATGAAGCGCTCCCAGGGCCAGTTCATCGACCAGTGGCGCCAGACCGGTCGGCTCAACGCCCAGATCGAGGAGGCCATCTCCGGCCACGCGCTGGTGACGGTCTTCGGCCGCCGCGCTGCTGTCGAGGCGACGTTCGAGGAGTCCAACGAGAAGCTCTACCAGGCCTCCTACCGCGCACAGTTCATCTCGGGCCTGGTGATGCCGACGACGATGCTGATCGGCAACCTGAACTACGTGCTGATCGCCGTGATCGGCGGCGTGCGGGTGACCTCCGGCTCGCTGTCGCTGGGCGACGTGCAGGCCTTCGTGCAGTACTCGCGGACCTTCACCCAGCCGATCACCCAGATCGCCTCCATGGCCAACCTGCTGCAGTCCGGCGTGGCGTCGGCCGAGCGGGTCTTCGAGCTGCTGGACGCCGAGGAGGAGGCGGACCCCACCCGGCTCGACACCGCCGCCGGGACGGCCCGCACCGCCCGCTCGGAGCACACGACGGGGCGGGTGGCCTTCGAGGACGTGTCGTTCTCCTACAACGCCTCCGAGCCGCTCATCGAGCACCTCTCGCTGGTGGCCGAGCCCGGCCAGATGGTGGCCATCGTGGGACCCACGGGCGCGGGCAAGACCACGCTGGTCAACCTGATCATGCGCTTCTACGAGCTCGACGCCGGCCGCATCACCTTGGACGGCACCGACATCACCGCGATGCCGCGCGCCGAGCTGCGCAACCGGATCGGCATGGTGCTCCAAGACACCTGGCTCTTCGAGGGCACCATCCGCGACAACATCGCCTACGGCCGCCCGGACGCCACCGAGGAGGAGATCCGCGCGGCCGCCAAGGCGACGTACGTCGACCGGTTCGTGCACTCGCTGCCCGCGGGCTACGACACCCGCGTCGACGACGAGGGGTCGAACCTGTCCGCCGGCGAGCGGCAGCTGATCACGATCGCCCGGGCGTTCCTGGCCCAGCCCGCGCTGCTGATCCTCGACGAGGCGACCAGCTCGGTCGACACCCGCACCGAGCTGCTGCTGCAGCAGGCGATGGCGGCGCTGCGCACCGACCGGACCTCGTTCGTGATCGCGCACCGGCTCTCCACGATCCGCGACGCCGACCTGATCCTGGTGATGGAGCGCGGCCGGATCGTGGAGCAGGGCTCGCACGCCGAGCTGCTCGAGCGCGACGGTCCCTTCGCCCGGCTGCACGCCGCACAGTTCGCGGCCGCCTCGGTCTGA
- a CDS encoding MDR family MFS transporter gives MTSTPSAAAEPGQMTHRQIMEALTGLLLAMFVAMLSSTVVSNALPAIVRDLNGSQTGYTWVVVATLLTMTATTPIWGKLADLFSKKMLVQVALGIFALGSVIAAAAPSMGALIGARAVQGVGVGGLTALVQVVIATMVSPRERGRYSGYIGAVFATATVSGPLLGGVVVDSPLGWRGCFVLLLVPAAIALVVLQKTLRLPVVRRDVKIDYLGALLVMAGISLLLVWVSLAGSSFAWTSPTSYALVVGSVVLIAAAIFVEAKVAVEPVIPLRLFRDRTTALATVASVMIGVAMFGATVYLSQYFQTSRGMSPTEAGLMSIAMVGGLLVSSIVSGKIITRTGRWKRWLVSGMVLLIVGIALLGTIDATTSLWIVGLFMALVGLGVGATMQNLVLAVQNNTAVADLGAASSVVAMFRSIGGSVGVAVLGAVLAHQVAGQFKDGIAALTASGRLSPEQLDQLRHSTGDIPDVAKLPGPLAEIYTSSFGEATGHIFAVAVPFAVFAFVCILFIKEVPLRTSNLSASKSEVEAGLVAAGEPRDYPAYVEPDEVAEGGADRAEGTGRDR, from the coding sequence ATGACTTCCACGCCGTCCGCCGCCGCGGAACCGGGTCAGATGACCCACCGCCAGATCATGGAGGCGCTCACCGGCCTGCTGCTGGCCATGTTCGTCGCGATGCTCTCCAGCACCGTGGTCAGCAACGCGCTGCCCGCGATCGTCCGCGACCTCAACGGCAGCCAGACGGGCTACACGTGGGTCGTCGTCGCCACGCTGCTGACCATGACCGCGACCACGCCCATCTGGGGCAAGCTCGCCGACCTGTTCAGCAAGAAGATGCTGGTGCAGGTCGCCCTGGGCATCTTCGCGCTCGGCTCGGTGATCGCCGCCGCGGCGCCCAGCATGGGTGCCCTGATCGGCGCCCGCGCCGTCCAGGGCGTCGGTGTCGGCGGTCTGACGGCGCTGGTGCAGGTCGTCATCGCGACCATGGTCAGCCCCCGCGAGCGCGGCCGCTACTCCGGCTACATCGGCGCGGTCTTCGCCACCGCCACCGTCAGCGGCCCGCTGCTCGGCGGTGTCGTCGTGGACTCCCCGCTGGGCTGGCGCGGCTGCTTCGTGCTGCTCCTGGTCCCCGCCGCCATCGCGCTGGTGGTGCTGCAGAAGACCCTGCGCCTACCGGTGGTCCGCCGCGACGTCAAGATCGACTACCTCGGCGCCCTGCTCGTCATGGCCGGCATCAGCCTCCTGCTGGTCTGGGTCAGCCTCGCCGGCTCCAGCTTCGCGTGGACCTCGCCCACGTCGTACGCGCTCGTGGTGGGCAGCGTCGTGCTGATCGCCGCCGCGATCTTCGTGGAGGCGAAGGTGGCCGTCGAGCCGGTCATCCCGCTGCGCCTGTTCCGCGACCGCACCACCGCGCTGGCCACGGTGGCCTCGGTGATGATCGGCGTGGCGATGTTCGGCGCCACCGTCTACCTGAGCCAGTACTTCCAGACCTCGCGCGGGATGAGCCCCACCGAGGCCGGACTGATGTCGATCGCCATGGTCGGCGGCCTGCTCGTCTCCAGCATCGTCAGCGGCAAGATCATCACCCGCACCGGGCGGTGGAAGCGCTGGCTGGTCAGCGGCATGGTGCTGCTCATCGTCGGCATCGCCCTGCTCGGCACGATCGACGCCACCACCTCGCTGTGGATCGTCGGCCTCTTCATGGCGCTGGTCGGCCTCGGCGTCGGCGCCACGATGCAGAACCTGGTGCTGGCGGTGCAGAACAACACCGCCGTCGCGGACCTCGGCGCCGCCAGCTCCGTGGTCGCGATGTTCCGCTCCATCGGCGGCTCGGTCGGTGTCGCCGTGCTCGGCGCGGTCCTGGCCCACCAGGTGGCCGGCCAGTTCAAGGACGGCATCGCCGCGCTCACCGCCTCCGGCCGGCTCAGCCCCGAGCAGCTCGACCAGCTGCGGCACAGCACCGGGGACATCCCCGACGTGGCGAAGCTGCCCGGCCCGCTCGCGGAGATCTACACGTCCTCCTTCGGTGAGGCGACCGGCCACATCTTCGCCGTCGCCGTGCCGTTCGCCGTGTTCGCCTTCGTGTGCATCCTGTTCATCAAGGAGGTGCCGCTGCGCACCTCCAACCTCAGCGCCTCGAAGAGCGAGGTCGAGGCCGGCCTCGTCGCCGCCGGCGAGCCGCGGGACTACCCGGCGTACGTCGAGCCCGACGAAGTCGCGGAGGGCGGGGCGGATCGGGCCGAGGGCACCGGGCGCGACCGATGA
- a CDS encoding MarR family winged helix-turn-helix transcriptional regulator has protein sequence MTATENPVAEQPVPEGLGDSEVQRRRIAALQDLETEVAVTLRRLRRVIAERAREVHAELQPASYLMFDYIRKAGPVRASAVRCVFGIDKGAISRQVQHLLDLGLVEGEPDPADGRATLLSASAEGIARLDRVADSRRVMLAERLADWSAEDLEGFSATLHRYNTALGTPEDG, from the coding sequence ATGACCGCGACTGAGAACCCGGTCGCCGAGCAGCCGGTCCCCGAGGGCCTGGGGGACAGCGAGGTCCAGCGGCGCCGGATCGCGGCGCTGCAGGACCTCGAGACCGAGGTCGCCGTGACGCTGCGCCGGCTGCGCCGGGTCATCGCCGAGCGAGCCCGCGAGGTGCACGCCGAGCTCCAGCCCGCGTCGTACCTGATGTTCGACTACATCCGCAAGGCCGGACCGGTGCGGGCCTCGGCCGTCAGGTGCGTGTTCGGCATCGACAAGGGGGCGATCAGCCGGCAGGTGCAGCACCTGCTCGACCTCGGCCTGGTCGAGGGCGAGCCCGACCCGGCCGACGGCCGCGCCACGTTGCTGTCGGCGAGCGCGGAGGGGATCGCCCGGCTGGACCGGGTGGCCGACTCCCGCCGGGTGATGCTCGCCGAGCGGCTCGCGGACTGGTCCGCCGAGGACCTCGAGGGCTTCTCCGCCACATTGCACCGCTACAACACTGCGCTCGGGACGCCCGAGGACGGTTGA
- a CDS encoding glycoside hydrolase family 13 protein produces MTTLTSSPGGAPWWRDAVVYQVYVRSFADGLGADGIGDLPGITSRLPYLCDLGVDALWITPFYTSPQKDHGYDVADYRDVDPRFGTLADIDTLLETAHGLGLRVIVDLVPNHTSDAHVWFQAALAAEPGSPERARYLFRDGRGPEGSEPPNNWQSVFGGPAWTRVPDGQWYLHLFDSSQPDLDWRNPEVGDEFDSVLRFWLDRGVDGFRVDVAHGLYKEESLRDQERPAADEEPGAPGGPDPEGHSMVERVLRDEPMWEQPEVHDVYRRWRTVLAEYPGDRMAVAEAWTQTPESMAEFIRSDELHQAFNFAWLSAHWSAESFADVINESIEAVAVAEAAPTWVLSNHDVERHPTRYGGGPVGLARARAATLAMLALPGSAYLYQGEELGLEQVDVPPEARQDPSWFRTGEPGRDGCRVPIPWSGSAPPYGFGDGAGQPWIPQPEDWAPLSVEAQLADEDSTLSFYRRALAARRKLLAGADDDTTATATDHVLEVRRGGLRVLLNAGTAPVPLGDGELLISSGPCPDNMLPPHTAVWLR; encoded by the coding sequence GTGACCACTCTCACCTCCAGTCCGGGCGGCGCGCCGTGGTGGCGTGACGCCGTCGTCTACCAGGTCTACGTCCGCAGCTTCGCCGACGGCCTCGGTGCCGACGGGATCGGCGACCTGCCCGGCATCACGTCCCGGCTGCCCTACCTGTGCGACCTCGGGGTGGACGCCCTGTGGATCACGCCGTTCTACACCTCCCCCCAGAAGGACCACGGGTACGACGTCGCCGACTACCGCGACGTCGACCCGCGGTTCGGCACCCTGGCCGACATCGACACCCTGCTCGAGACCGCGCACGGCCTGGGGCTGCGGGTGATCGTGGACCTGGTGCCGAACCACACCTCGGACGCCCACGTCTGGTTCCAGGCCGCGCTGGCCGCGGAGCCCGGCTCGCCGGAGCGGGCGCGCTACCTGTTCCGCGACGGCCGCGGGCCCGAGGGCTCCGAGCCGCCGAACAACTGGCAGTCCGTCTTCGGTGGCCCGGCCTGGACCCGGGTGCCCGACGGGCAGTGGTACCTGCACCTGTTCGACTCCTCCCAGCCCGACCTCGACTGGCGCAACCCCGAGGTCGGCGACGAGTTCGACAGCGTGCTGCGGTTCTGGCTGGACCGCGGCGTCGACGGCTTCCGGGTCGACGTGGCCCACGGCCTCTACAAGGAGGAGAGCCTGCGCGACCAGGAGCGGCCCGCGGCGGACGAGGAGCCCGGCGCCCCGGGCGGCCCGGACCCGGAGGGCCACTCGATGGTGGAGCGGGTGCTGCGTGACGAGCCGATGTGGGAGCAGCCCGAGGTGCACGACGTCTACCGCCGCTGGCGCACGGTGCTCGCGGAGTACCCCGGCGACCGGATGGCCGTCGCCGAGGCCTGGACCCAGACGCCGGAGTCGATGGCCGAGTTCATCCGCTCCGACGAGCTGCACCAGGCGTTCAACTTCGCCTGGCTCAGCGCCCACTGGTCGGCGGAGTCGTTCGCGGACGTGATCAACGAGTCGATCGAGGCGGTCGCCGTGGCCGAGGCGGCGCCGACCTGGGTGCTGTCCAACCACGACGTGGAGCGGCACCCGACGCGGTACGGCGGCGGGCCGGTGGGGCTGGCCCGGGCCCGGGCGGCGACGCTGGCGATGCTGGCGCTGCCCGGCTCCGCCTACCTCTACCAGGGCGAGGAGCTCGGGCTGGAGCAGGTGGACGTGCCGCCCGAGGCGCGCCAGGACCCGTCGTGGTTCCGCACCGGCGAGCCGGGCCGGGACGGCTGCCGGGTGCCGATCCCGTGGTCGGGCTCGGCGCCGCCGTACGGCTTCGGCGACGGCGCGGGGCAGCCGTGGATCCCGCAGCCCGAGGACTGGGCGCCGCTGAGCGTGGAGGCGCAGCTGGCCGACGAGGACTCGACGCTGTCGTTCTACCGCCGGGCGCTGGCCGCGCGCCGCAAGCTCCTCGCCGGCGCCGACGACGACACCACGGCCACGGCCACCGACCACGTGCTGGAGGTACGACGCGGGGGGCTGCGGGTCCTGCTCAACGCCGGCACCGCGCCGGTGCCGCTGGGCGACGGTGAGCTGCTGATCAGCAGCGGGCCGTGCCCCGACAACATGCTGCCCCCGCACACCGCCGTCTGGCTGCGCTGA
- a CDS encoding metal-dependent transcriptional regulator, giving the protein MSDLIDTTEMYLRTIYELIEEGIVPLRARIAERLHQSGPTVSQTVARMERDGLLTVEGDRHLELTDEGRQLAVRVMRKHRLAERLLTDVIGLDWELVHEEACRWEHVMSETVERRLLELLDNPTESPYGNPIPGLEELGQETAPETFMTDVEPLSKAAGPDSARALVRRISEEMQKDESLMSAMRRVGALPDKTITIQATAEGVLVGSGGETAEIFPEAADHIFVKRL; this is encoded by the coding sequence GTGAGCGACCTCATCGACACCACCGAGATGTACCTGCGCACGATCTACGAGCTCATCGAGGAGGGCATCGTCCCCCTGCGCGCGCGCATCGCGGAGCGCCTGCACCAGAGCGGCCCGACCGTGTCGCAGACGGTGGCCCGCATGGAGCGGGACGGCCTGCTGACCGTCGAGGGCGACCGCCACCTGGAGCTCACCGACGAGGGCCGCCAGCTGGCGGTCCGGGTGATGCGCAAGCACCGGCTGGCCGAGCGGCTGCTCACCGACGTCATCGGCCTGGACTGGGAGCTGGTCCACGAGGAGGCGTGCCGCTGGGAGCACGTCATGTCCGAGACCGTCGAGCGCCGGCTGCTCGAGCTGCTCGACAACCCCACCGAGTCGCCCTACGGCAACCCGATCCCCGGCCTCGAGGAGCTCGGGCAGGAGACGGCGCCCGAGACGTTCATGACCGACGTCGAGCCGTTGTCCAAGGCCGCCGGACCCGACAGCGCCCGGGCCCTGGTCCGTCGCATCTCCGAGGAGATGCAGAAGGACGAGTCGCTGATGAGCGCGATGCGCCGCGTCGGTGCGCTGCCCGACAAGACCATCACCATCCAGGCCACCGCCGAGGGCGTCCTGGTGGGCTCCGGCGGCGAGACCGCCGAGATCTTCCCCGAGGCCGCCGACCACATCTTCGTCAAGCGGCTGTAG
- a CDS encoding Sir2 family NAD-dependent protein deacetylase, with translation MTILGHRDAALEACAARPLVVLTGAGLSTDSGIPDYRGPGAPARMPMTYQEFVGSPAAQQRYWARSHLGWSRMRRAEPNPGHLAVARLGAQLVITQNVDGLHERVGTPHLIALHGRIADVICLACRRTTPRAQLQERLAEANPGWVEAHAHVAARPDGDVDLDDTAGFVVPGCTGCGGVLKPDVVFFGENVPKPRVERCYAAVDALAAAGGALLVAGSSLTVMSGLRFVRRAARLGVDVVIVNRGVTRGDPLATYRVDAGTSEWLTALADLRSPA, from the coding sequence GTGACGATCCTCGGCCATCGCGACGCCGCGCTGGAGGCGTGCGCCGCGCGGCCCCTGGTCGTGCTCACCGGTGCCGGGCTCTCCACGGACTCCGGCATCCCGGACTACCGCGGCCCGGGCGCCCCGGCGCGGATGCCGATGACCTACCAGGAGTTCGTCGGCTCCCCCGCCGCGCAGCAGCGGTACTGGGCGCGCAGCCACCTCGGGTGGTCCCGGATGCGGCGCGCCGAGCCGAACCCCGGCCACCTCGCCGTCGCCCGGCTCGGGGCACAGCTGGTGATCACCCAGAACGTCGACGGGCTGCACGAGCGCGTCGGCACACCCCACCTCATCGCGCTGCACGGCCGGATCGCCGACGTCATCTGCCTCGCCTGTCGTCGTACGACGCCGCGGGCGCAGCTGCAGGAGCGGCTCGCCGAGGCCAACCCGGGATGGGTGGAGGCGCACGCGCACGTCGCGGCGCGCCCCGACGGCGACGTGGACCTCGACGACACCGCGGGCTTCGTGGTGCCCGGCTGCACCGGCTGCGGCGGGGTGCTGAAGCCGGACGTGGTGTTCTTCGGCGAGAACGTGCCCAAGCCGCGGGTGGAGCGCTGCTACGCCGCGGTCGACGCGCTGGCCGCCGCGGGCGGCGCGCTGCTGGTGGCGGGCTCCAGCCTGACCGTGATGAGCGGGCTGCGGTTCGTGCGCCGGGCGGCGCGGCTGGGCGTGGACGTGGTCATCGTGAACCGCGGCGTCACCCGTGGCGACCCGCTGGCGACGTACCGGGTCGACGCCGGCACCAGCGAGTGGCTCACCGCTCTCGCGGACCTGCGCTCCCCCGCCTGA
- a CDS encoding DUF2277 domain-containing protein → MCRNIRQLHNFEPPATDDEVTAAALQYVRKVAGTTKPSQVNQAAFDAAVAEVAHATRHLLDALVTTAPPKDREVEAAKARERARLRYA, encoded by the coding sequence ATGTGCCGCAACATCCGTCAGCTCCACAACTTCGAGCCGCCGGCCACCGACGACGAGGTCACCGCTGCCGCGCTGCAGTACGTCCGCAAGGTCGCCGGCACCACCAAGCCCAGCCAGGTCAACCAGGCCGCCTTCGACGCCGCTGTCGCCGAGGTCGCGCACGCCACCCGACACCTGCTCGACGCGCTGGTCACCACGGCGCCGCCGAAGGACCGCGAGGTGGAGGCCGCGAAGGCCCGCGAGCGCGCCCGGCTCCGCTACGCCTGA